In Halomonas alkalicola, the following proteins share a genomic window:
- the topA gene encoding type I DNA topoisomerase gives MGKSLVIVESPAKAKTINKYLGSDFIVKSSVGHIRDLPTSGSGKAASDPKERARQAAATRKMSPEEKAEYRKRKSQEQLIRRMGIDPEHGWEAHYEILPGKEKVVAELQKLAQKADTVYLATDLDREGEAIAWHLRETIGGDDARYKRVVFNEITKNAIQEAFKDPGTLNMPRVEAQQARRFLDRVVGFMLSPLLWAKIARGLSAGRVQSVAMRLIVEREREIRAFVPEEFWDVHADLVPQVEGGDGEPVRFELVRQDGKAFRPTSEAETLERIAALRKASLAITSREDKPTRSKPNPPFITSTLQQAASGRLGFSVKKTMTLAQRLYEAGYITYMRTDSTNLSKDAVESVREFIGGEYGERYLPEAPNRYSSKEGAQEAHEAIRPSDVGRRATDLAGMERDAERLYELIWRQFVACQMTPAEYLSSTLTVEVDGYELKAKGRVLKFDGYTRVMKPAGKNEDQSLPDLAEGTPMTLASLDPLQHFTKPPARYTEASLVKELEKRGIGRPSTYASIISTIQDRGYVKLENRRFYAEKLGDIVTERLKESFPDLMDYSFTARMEDGLDEVAEGERNWRALLDAFYAEFRKELSEAESEEGMRPNQPVPTDIDCPSCGRKMQIRTASTGVFLGGSGYNLPPKERCKTTIDLLPGEEAVAADADEEAETDALRAKHRCGKCGTAMDSYLIDETRKLHICGNSPDCDGYEIEQGRFRIKGYDGPTIECDKCGSEMQLKSGRFGKYFGCTNSECKNTRKLLRSGEVAPPKMDPIDMPELACQKVDDHYVLRDGASGLFLAASKFPKNRETRPPLVRELKAHAEELPEKYRYLLDAPSEDPDGRPAQIRFSRKAKEQFVMTDEEGKATGWKATFDGSRWQVEDKRK, from the coding sequence ATGGGAAAGTCACTGGTCATCGTCGAGTCGCCGGCCAAGGCCAAGACGATCAACAAATATCTCGGCAGCGACTTCATCGTGAAGTCGAGTGTGGGTCACATCCGTGATCTGCCGACCAGCGGCTCGGGCAAGGCGGCCTCGGATCCCAAGGAGCGCGCGCGGCAGGCCGCGGCGACCCGCAAGATGTCGCCGGAGGAGAAGGCCGAGTACCGGAAGCGCAAGTCCCAGGAGCAGCTGATCCGGCGCATGGGCATCGACCCCGAGCACGGCTGGGAGGCCCACTACGAGATCCTCCCGGGCAAGGAGAAGGTGGTCGCCGAGCTCCAGAAGCTGGCCCAGAAGGCCGACACCGTCTATCTCGCCACCGATCTCGACCGCGAGGGGGAGGCCATCGCCTGGCACCTTCGCGAGACTATCGGCGGCGATGACGCGCGCTACAAGCGCGTGGTCTTCAACGAGATCACCAAGAACGCCATCCAGGAGGCGTTCAAGGACCCCGGCACCCTCAACATGCCGCGGGTCGAGGCCCAGCAGGCGCGGCGCTTCCTGGACCGTGTGGTCGGCTTCATGCTCTCGCCGCTGCTGTGGGCCAAGATCGCCCGCGGCCTCTCGGCCGGGCGGGTGCAGTCGGTGGCCATGCGCCTGATCGTCGAGCGCGAGCGCGAGATCCGCGCCTTCGTGCCCGAGGAGTTCTGGGACGTCCATGCCGATCTGGTGCCGCAGGTCGAGGGGGGCGACGGCGAGCCGGTGCGCTTCGAGCTGGTGCGCCAGGACGGCAAGGCCTTCCGGCCCACCTCCGAGGCCGAGACCCTGGAGCGCATCGCCGCGCTCAGGAAGGCGTCACTCGCCATTACCTCGCGGGAAGACAAGCCCACGCGGTCGAAGCCCAACCCGCCCTTCATCACCTCGACCCTGCAGCAGGCCGCCAGCGGCCGGCTGGGCTTCTCGGTGAAGAAGACCATGACCCTGGCCCAGCGCCTCTACGAGGCGGGCTATATCACCTACATGCGTACCGACTCCACCAACCTGTCGAAGGATGCGGTGGAGAGCGTGCGTGAGTTCATCGGCGGCGAGTATGGCGAGCGCTACCTGCCGGAGGCGCCCAACCGCTACTCCAGCAAGGAGGGCGCCCAGGAGGCCCACGAGGCGATCCGTCCCTCCGACGTTGGCCGTCGCGCCACCGACCTTGCCGGCATGGAGCGCGACGCCGAGCGGCTCTACGAGCTGATCTGGCGCCAGTTCGTGGCCTGCCAGATGACCCCGGCCGAGTACCTCTCCAGCACCCTCACCGTGGAGGTCGACGGCTACGAGCTCAAGGCCAAGGGGCGCGTGCTCAAGTTCGACGGTTACACCCGCGTGATGAAGCCGGCCGGCAAGAACGAGGACCAGTCGCTGCCGGATCTCGCCGAGGGTACCCCCATGACCCTGGCCTCCCTGGACCCGCTGCAGCACTTCACCAAGCCGCCGGCCCGCTACACCGAGGCGAGCCTGGTCAAGGAGCTGGAGAAGCGCGGCATCGGCCGGCCCTCGACTTATGCCTCAATCATCTCCACCATCCAGGACCGCGGCTACGTCAAGCTGGAGAACCGGCGCTTCTATGCCGAGAAGCTCGGCGATATCGTCACCGAGCGCCTCAAGGAGTCCTTCCCCGACCTGATGGACTACTCCTTCACGGCGCGCATGGAGGATGGCCTCGACGAGGTGGCCGAGGGCGAGCGCAACTGGCGTGCGCTGCTCGATGCCTTCTACGCCGAGTTCCGGAAGGAGCTTTCGGAGGCCGAGAGCGAGGAGGGGATGCGCCCCAACCAGCCGGTGCCCACCGACATCGACTGCCCCAGCTGCGGGCGCAAGATGCAGATCCGTACCGCCTCCACCGGGGTCTTCCTGGGCGGCTCCGGCTACAACCTGCCGCCCAAGGAGCGCTGCAAGACCACCATCGACCTGCTGCCCGGCGAGGAGGCAGTGGCCGCCGACGCCGACGAGGAGGCCGAGACCGATGCCCTGCGGGCCAAGCACCGCTGCGGGAAGTGCGGCACCGCCATGGACAGCTACCTGATCGACGAGACTCGCAAGCTGCACATCTGCGGCAACAGCCCGGACTGCGACGGCTACGAGATCGAGCAGGGCAGGTTCCGCATCAAGGGCTATGACGGCCCGACCATCGAGTGCGACAAGTGCGGCAGCGAGATGCAGCTCAAGTCCGGGCGCTTCGGCAAGTACTTCGGCTGCACCAACAGCGAGTGCAAGAACACCCGCAAGCTGCTGCGCAGCGGCGAGGTGGCGCCGCCCAAGATGGATCCCATCGACATGCCGGAGCTGGCCTGCCAGAAGGTCGATGACCACTACGTGCTGCGCGACGGGGCCAGCGGCCTGTTCCTGGCGGCGAGCAAGTTCCCCAAGAACCGCGAGACGCGCCCGCCCCTGGTCCGCGAGCTCAAGGCCCACGCCGAGGAGCTCCCCGAGAAGTATCGCTACCTGCTCGACGCCCCCAGCGAGGATCCGGATGGCCGCCCGGCGCAGATCCGCTTCTCGCGCAAGGCCAAGGAGCAGTTCGTGATGACCGACGAGGAGGGCAAGGCCACCGGCTGGAAGGCCACCTTCGACGGCAGCCGCTGGCAGGTGGAGGACAAGCGCAAGTGA
- a CDS encoding DUF6586 family protein: MTPRARTNQLLYQAELLLGTPCGEDEHAEARRMAAEEGALALTELALESLLREVTEHARLPAHPWRELLGPEGAGIAELHRLRELAAQPGSWLAWLISRLEALHASEGAARRRTGAAAGLIAVGSAAALGDELHSCLQAAKAEIAALRETSQEW, encoded by the coding sequence GTGACCCCGAGAGCCCGTACCAATCAGCTGCTCTATCAGGCCGAGCTGCTGCTCGGCACTCCCTGCGGCGAGGACGAGCACGCCGAGGCCCGCCGCATGGCCGCCGAGGAGGGCGCCCTGGCCCTCACCGAGCTGGCCCTGGAGTCCCTGCTGCGCGAGGTGACCGAGCATGCGCGCCTGCCGGCCCACCCCTGGCGGGAGCTTCTCGGCCCCGAGGGGGCCGGCATCGCCGAGCTGCACCGGCTGCGCGAGCTGGCCGCCCAGCCGGGCAGCTGGCTCGCCTGGCTGATCAGCCGGCTCGAGGCGCTGCACGCAAGCGAAGGCGCCGCCCGCCGCCGCACTGGTGCCGCCGCCGGCCTGATCGCCGTGGGCAGCGCCGCCGCCCTGGGCGACGAGCTCCACAGCTGCCTGCAGGCCGCCAAGGCCGAGATCGCCGCCCTGCGCGAAACCAGCCAGGAGTGGTAG
- a CDS encoding TolC family protein — MNAIARTRLFILRYLAAPLLALPLAMAPAAAADLTLDLRLLPGGEGDLPALRQELERLSAGRRTPELAAAAPGTGVRLPGLDVLESPEFLTTTDLLALEPLDGAYRVLLLGPAEALEAAGEALAGQARLRGIALVPLAVAPSRYPSAADLQGADGALVLALPGLDGDAQHRLFDRLAEAGVPSVALTDARQVERGALLSSPGALDPDAWRRRLALRLDDVAAGRPPEPLDARPGLGRSWLNLETAARLDWSPSFALLGEARLVGEAAAPEAAPLALSQAVALALSASPALAAARQGVEVEAFDRDLAASRYRPSLYLEATGRMIDETRARAALGQEPERLVSGGAVLEQLLFSEPALAAIAVAGSLDRARRAELEVESLDLALAVSREFLDLLRLDASREVLEADLGLARAQRDQAVRGETAGAVGRGEVARFEAELTQARERLEQAVADRERLAIALNRRLGRAPAAPLAPVEPELDGPEWLGGDDQFLAVLDSPASLADWQGRLVTAALRDSAELEAIGELRQAARRELTSRRRAFWLPEVGLEARYTSELSRAGEGERAPWESSNPVVQAGVGALEGAGVGLPETGRDQWSVGVSARLPLYAGGRRSIERDRSAARLEQVALEDAEARLGLEARLRAASVELAAAWRRIALRDEAREHAEEALALAEEAWREGALSQVALLDARTSARQAGLAAAEGRWQALQALVHLQRALGITPGPMAAEARERLLAGAGGALGEGHTTGEGP; from the coding sequence ATGAACGCCATCGCAAGGACGCGTCTGTTCATTCTCCGGTACCTCGCCGCACCGCTGCTGGCCCTGCCGCTGGCGATGGCCCCCGCGGCGGCGGCCGACCTGACCCTCGACCTCCGGCTGCTGCCCGGCGGCGAGGGCGACCTGCCCGCGCTGCGTCAGGAGCTCGAACGCCTCTCCGCCGGGCGGCGCACGCCCGAACTGGCCGCGGCGGCGCCCGGCACCGGCGTCCGCCTGCCGGGGCTGGACGTCCTGGAATCCCCCGAGTTTCTCACCACCACGGACCTCCTGGCCCTCGAGCCCCTGGATGGCGCCTACCGGGTGCTGCTGCTTGGCCCTGCCGAGGCGCTGGAGGCTGCCGGCGAGGCCCTGGCCGGCCAGGCTCGCCTCCGGGGCATCGCGCTGGTGCCTCTGGCCGTGGCTCCCTCACGCTATCCCTCCGCGGCCGACCTGCAGGGCGCCGATGGCGCCCTGGTGCTGGCGCTGCCCGGCCTCGACGGAGACGCCCAGCACCGGCTCTTCGACCGGCTGGCCGAGGCGGGGGTGCCGAGCGTGGCGCTGACCGATGCCCGTCAGGTCGAGCGCGGTGCGCTGCTCTCCTCCCCCGGCGCCCTGGATCCTGACGCCTGGCGCCGCCGGCTGGCGCTGCGCCTGGATGACGTCGCCGCCGGCCGTCCCCCCGAACCCCTGGACGCCCGTCCCGGCCTGGGCCGCTCCTGGCTCAACCTCGAGACCGCCGCCCGGCTCGACTGGTCGCCGAGCTTTGCGCTGCTAGGCGAGGCGCGCCTGGTGGGCGAGGCCGCCGCCCCGGAGGCAGCGCCCCTGGCACTTTCCCAGGCGGTGGCTCTGGCACTTTCCGCGAGCCCGGCCCTGGCCGCTGCCCGTCAGGGCGTCGAGGTGGAGGCCTTCGACCGTGACCTGGCCGCTTCCCGCTACCGTCCCAGCCTCTACCTGGAGGCCACCGGGCGGATGATCGACGAGACCCGCGCCCGAGCCGCCCTGGGCCAGGAGCCGGAGCGCCTGGTCAGCGGCGGAGCGGTGCTGGAGCAGCTGCTCTTCTCCGAACCGGCCCTGGCCGCCATCGCCGTCGCCGGCAGCCTCGACCGCGCCCGGCGCGCCGAGCTCGAGGTGGAGAGCCTCGACCTGGCGTTGGCGGTATCACGGGAGTTTCTCGACCTGCTGCGCCTCGACGCCAGCCGCGAGGTGCTCGAGGCCGACCTGGGGCTGGCCCGTGCCCAGCGTGACCAGGCGGTGCGCGGCGAGACCGCCGGCGCCGTGGGGCGCGGCGAGGTGGCCCGCTTCGAGGCGGAGCTCACCCAGGCCCGGGAGCGCCTGGAACAGGCGGTGGCGGACCGCGAGCGGCTGGCGATCGCCCTCAATCGCCGGCTGGGTCGGGCCCCGGCCGCCCCACTCGCGCCGGTCGAACCGGAGCTGGATGGCCCCGAATGGCTGGGCGGTGATGACCAGTTCCTGGCGGTCCTCGATTCTCCGGCGAGCCTCGCCGACTGGCAGGGGCGGCTGGTGACCGCGGCCCTGCGCGACTCTGCCGAGCTCGAGGCGATCGGCGAGCTGCGCCAGGCGGCACGCCGCGAGCTGACCTCGCGCCGCCGGGCCTTCTGGCTGCCCGAGGTGGGTCTCGAGGCGCGCTATACCAGCGAACTCTCCCGGGCCGGTGAGGGCGAGCGGGCCCCCTGGGAGTCGTCGAACCCGGTCGTGCAGGCCGGCGTCGGGGCCCTCGAGGGGGCGGGCGTGGGGCTGCCCGAGACCGGTCGCGACCAGTGGAGCGTCGGGGTCTCGGCGCGGCTGCCGCTCTACGCCGGCGGGCGGCGCAGCATCGAGCGTGACCGCAGTGCGGCGCGCCTGGAGCAGGTGGCCCTCGAGGACGCCGAGGCGCGCCTGGGACTCGAGGCCCGGCTGCGCGCCGCCAGCGTCGAGCTCGCCGCCGCCTGGCGGCGCATCGCCCTGCGCGACGAGGCACGCGAGCACGCCGAGGAGGCCCTGGCCCTGGCCGAGGAGGCCTGGCGCGAAGGGGCGCTCTCCCAGGTGGCGCTGCTCGATGCCCGTACCAGCGCACGCCAGGCGGGCCTCGCCGCCGCCGAGGGGCGCTGGCAGGCGCTGCAGGCGCTGGTGCACCTGCAGCGCGCCCTGGGGATCACCCCGGGCCCCATGGCGGCCGAGGCTCGCGAGCGGCTGCTGGCGGGCGCCGGCGGCGCGCTGGGGGAAGGGCACACGACAGGAGAAGGACCATGA
- a CDS encoding efflux RND transporter periplasmic adaptor subunit has translation MIMRGILLAGLVLLAGCAEEPVEEAPLRPVRTLVLEADGATGERELPARLEAAANRRMSFRVAGQLEALEVAVGERVTAGQPLARLEADDLRLQRDRARSALAGAEAAAANAEAEWQRARRLYEAGSAPARDLDAARAQRDAARAQRDSARDALALAERQLGFTRLAAPDACRVASRLAEAGENVGAGQPVLVLACGDDLEVRAALSEDLLGELVIGAPLRVRLPLADLTLAGEVAEIGLPVDPRQATWPLRVALPGLAEDERARLQPGMAAELTLPLGGPGSGIWVPMVAVQQDIDGHFVYVAEPGGDREEESGSRDASDATGDREATVVRHTVTLGGRHGERLEVLAGLEPGQHLIVAGMSRLHDGMRVRLLEERSTAAEASP, from the coding sequence ATGATCATGCGGGGAATCCTGCTGGCGGGACTGGTGCTGCTGGCCGGCTGCGCCGAGGAGCCGGTGGAGGAGGCGCCGCTGCGCCCGGTGCGCACCCTGGTCCTCGAGGCCGACGGTGCGACCGGCGAGCGTGAGCTGCCGGCGCGCCTGGAGGCGGCCGCCAACCGCCGGATGAGCTTCCGGGTGGCGGGCCAGCTCGAGGCCCTGGAGGTAGCGGTGGGGGAGCGGGTGACGGCCGGCCAGCCCCTGGCCCGGCTCGAGGCCGACGACCTGCGCCTGCAGCGCGACCGCGCCCGCTCGGCCCTGGCCGGTGCCGAGGCGGCGGCGGCCAACGCCGAGGCCGAGTGGCAGCGCGCCCGGCGCCTCTACGAGGCGGGCAGCGCCCCGGCCCGGGACCTCGACGCCGCCCGCGCCCAGCGCGACGCCGCCCGGGCCCAGCGCGACAGTGCCCGGGACGCCCTGGCCCTGGCCGAGCGACAGCTCGGCTTCACGCGCCTCGCAGCGCCCGACGCCTGCCGGGTGGCGAGCCGCCTGGCGGAGGCCGGCGAGAACGTCGGTGCCGGTCAGCCGGTGCTGGTGCTCGCCTGCGGCGACGATCTGGAGGTGCGCGCGGCCCTCTCGGAGGACCTGCTCGGCGAGCTGGTCATCGGGGCGCCGCTGCGGGTGCGCCTGCCGCTCGCCGACCTCACCCTGGCCGGCGAGGTGGCCGAGATCGGCCTGCCGGTGGACCCGCGCCAGGCCACCTGGCCGCTGCGGGTGGCCCTCCCGGGCCTGGCGGAGGACGAGCGCGCGCGGCTCCAGCCCGGCATGGCGGCGGAGCTGACGCTGCCCCTGGGCGGCCCCGGCAGCGGCATCTGGGTGCCCATGGTGGCGGTGCAGCAGGATATCGACGGCCACTTTGTCTACGTGGCCGAGCCTGGGGGTGACAGGGAAGAGGAGAGCGGGAGCCGCGATGCCAGCGATGCCACCGGGGACCGCGAGGCGACGGTGGTGCGCCACACCGTGACCCTGGGCGGTCGCCACGGCGAGCGCCTCGAGGTGCTGGCGGGGCTCGAGCCGGGCCAGCACCTGATCGTGGCGGGAATGAGCCGGCTCCATGACGGCATGCGGGTGCGCCTGCTCGAAGAGCGCAGCACCGCCGCGGAGGCCTCGCCGTGA